One Syntrophus gentianae DNA window includes the following coding sequences:
- the holB gene encoding DNA polymerase III subunit delta', which yields MSFKDILGHRTPVETLQNALRRDRLAHAYLFHGMEGIGKRTFALTFAKTLNCLQGGFDACDACLSCIKTDHKNHPDIETVEAEGAFIRIDAVKKLQERMKFKPMEGRKRVVILLEADRLNNAAANALLKTLEEPSAANILILVTTRPYSLPQTILSRCQQIRFHPLPQDIVASLLCERFSLEESQARLLAAASGGSVGKALELNRESFLALKDECLHHLAKIHPDQPLQRLSFIRFLNDDKKDILDKLDILKTFFRDVLFYRETRERKSLLHQDRLDLIAAFAEKRSPSELLRNIQSVEEAMRLLEQNTNKSLTLEVMMFKLAI from the coding sequence ATGTCATTTAAGGATATTCTTGGTCACCGGACGCCCGTCGAAACCCTGCAGAATGCCCTTCGGAGGGACCGTCTCGCCCACGCCTATCTCTTTCATGGAATGGAGGGCATCGGGAAACGCACCTTCGCTTTGACCTTCGCCAAGACGCTTAACTGCCTTCAGGGGGGCTTCGATGCCTGTGATGCCTGCCTTTCCTGCATCAAGACCGATCACAAGAACCATCCGGACATTGAGACGGTAGAAGCAGAAGGCGCCTTCATCCGGATCGATGCCGTCAAAAAACTCCAGGAACGAATGAAATTCAAGCCAATGGAAGGTCGAAAACGGGTGGTCATCCTTTTGGAAGCGGACAGGCTGAACAACGCAGCGGCCAACGCCCTGCTGAAAACCCTGGAAGAACCTTCTGCAGCCAATATTCTGATTCTCGTCACGACCCGCCCTTACTCTCTTCCGCAGACGATCCTTTCACGGTGTCAGCAGATTCGCTTTCATCCCCTTCCCCAGGATATCGTGGCAAGTTTGCTATGTGAACGGTTTTCTCTGGAGGAATCTCAAGCGCGGCTGCTGGCGGCCGCTTCCGGCGGCAGCGTGGGCAAGGCCCTGGAGCTGAATCGCGAATCCTTTCTCGCGCTGAAAGATGAATGCCTTCATCATCTTGCCAAAATTCATCCGGATCAACCCCTCCAGCGATTGTCTTTTATCCGTTTTCTAAACGATGACAAGAAGGACATTCTGGATAAGCTGGACATTCTGAAGACTTTTTTCAGAGATGTACTCTTCTACCGGGAAACGAGAGAGAGGAAATCTCTTTTGCACCAGGACAGACTGGATCTGATTGCGGCTTTCGCCGAAAAACGATCTCCCTCGGAACTCTTAAGAAATATCCAGTCCGTTGAAGAGGCAATGCGTCTATTGGAGCAGAATACGAATAAATCCTTGACTTTAGAGGTTATGATGTTTAAACTCGCGATCTAG
- a CDS encoding PSP1 domain-containing protein: MLKSIVGVKFKKEGKIYSFDAGDLELKVSDLVIVSTDDGMSIGTVLTSPSSAPEESLQTALKPVIRKITEEDLRIRDANKTLEASCFSFCAERIKIRNLPMKLIDVECLFDKSKIIFYFTAENRVDFREIVKDLAQKYKTKIELRQIGARQEARIVKGMGICGREVCCVNLLHNLDRVSVKMAKEQNMSLNPEKISGLCGRLMCCLSFEYECYRERKKEKSSHSRKENAGSADPPPVEKNP; the protein is encoded by the coding sequence GTGCTTAAAAGTATTGTCGGTGTCAAGTTTAAAAAAGAAGGAAAAATCTACAGCTTCGATGCAGGAGACCTTGAACTGAAGGTCAGTGATCTCGTTATTGTCTCGACAGACGACGGCATGTCCATTGGGACAGTCCTCACCAGTCCCTCATCCGCACCGGAGGAAAGTCTCCAGACCGCGTTGAAACCGGTGATTCGCAAGATAACGGAAGAAGATCTGCGCATTCGGGACGCCAATAAAACCCTCGAAGCAAGTTGCTTCTCCTTCTGCGCGGAAAGAATCAAAATCCGGAATCTGCCCATGAAACTGATCGATGTGGAGTGCCTCTTTGATAAGAGCAAGATTATTTTTTATTTCACAGCGGAAAACCGGGTTGATTTCAGGGAAATCGTCAAGGATCTCGCCCAGAAATACAAAACGAAGATTGAGCTGAGACAGATTGGAGCCCGTCAGGAGGCCAGGATCGTCAAAGGAATGGGGATCTGCGGACGGGAAGTCTGCTGTGTCAATCTACTCCATAATCTTGACCGGGTTTCCGTAAAAATGGCCAAGGAACAGAACATGTCCTTGAATCCGGAAAAGATTTCCGGATTGTGCGGCAGGCTCATGTGCTGTCTTTCCTTTGAATACGAATGTTATCGGGAAAGAAAAAAAGAAAAAAGTTCGCACAGTCGAAAAGAAAATGCCGGCTCCGCCGATCCCCCCCCTGTGGAAAAGAATCCCTGA
- a CDS encoding Nif3-like dinuclear metal center hexameric protein yields the protein MELKFITDYLDAYFEIDAFQDDSANGLQVENSKKIEKIGLAVDACQESICKAAKAGCDLLIVHHGLFWGRQQLIVDHHYLRIRDLIMADMALYTVHIPLDAHPEIGHNRMIASRMDLDGIEPFALYHGRHIGVKGRLKRPCLRSEAAAEVEQAIGFCQGFLKFGAERISTVAIVAGSATDPELFKELKRECIDLFITGEPKHGAYHLAQEFGLNIFYGGHYQTETFGIMALGEHLHKLWAIPVVFIDAPCVF from the coding sequence ATGGAACTTAAGTTTATCACCGACTATCTCGACGCCTACTTTGAAATCGACGCATTTCAGGATGATTCGGCAAACGGTCTTCAGGTTGAGAACAGCAAGAAGATAGAAAAGATCGGTCTTGCCGTTGATGCCTGTCAAGAGTCCATCTGCAAAGCGGCAAAAGCAGGCTGCGATCTACTGATCGTCCATCACGGCCTGTTCTGGGGGCGTCAACAGTTGATTGTTGACCATCATTATCTGCGCATACGGGATCTGATTATGGCCGACATGGCGCTCTATACCGTCCATATCCCCCTGGACGCCCATCCGGAAATCGGCCATAACCGCATGATTGCAAGCCGGATGGATCTCGACGGCATCGAGCCCTTCGCCCTGTACCACGGCAGGCATATCGGCGTTAAGGGTCGACTCAAACGGCCCTGCTTACGCTCTGAAGCAGCGGCCGAAGTTGAACAGGCAATCGGTTTTTGCCAGGGTTTTCTGAAGTTCGGTGCGGAAAGGATCTCCACCGTTGCCATTGTCGCCGGCTCTGCCACCGACCCCGAGCTTTTCAAGGAACTGAAGCGGGAATGCATCGATCTCTTTATTACGGGTGAGCCTAAGCACGGTGCTTATCACCTGGCTCAGGAATTCGGTTTGAACATCTTTTATGGCGGTCATTATCAGACGGAAACGTTCGGCATTATGGCATTGGGCGAGCATCTCCATAAGCTGTGGGCAATTCCTGTCGTTTTTATCGATGCACCCTGCGTCTTCTAA
- a CDS encoding class 1 fructose-bisphosphatase has product MPVEFEQTFRNFLMLHQEKHNRTYHFLILMDSILTAAKRIELYYRTGALKGNLGMAGSINVQGENVMKMDDIANQIVLHYLESNKRVIQVVSEECDGVVDLNKEGGRYFVYFDPLDGSSNVAHGLPVGFMFGIAKRNLDGDMRGPEDFHLRRGNEYIAAGMFVIPTGMFTLALRDAGCWRFHSDETTTYVKPIQMIMPDTPKKWELSFNAGNTSVFSDKVQKWIQDNLHKFKFRYIGALAGDFHRLLSNGGLFMYPAIVNHPDPKENRPQGKLRLLYEANVVSFMCREAGGDAIDETGSRILDVKPETHHQRTTLYVGSKAIIDDLAATLKA; this is encoded by the coding sequence ATGCCAGTAGAGTTTGAACAGACTTTTCGTAATTTTTTAATGCTTCATCAGGAAAAACACAATCGAACCTATCACTTTCTGATCCTTATGGATTCCATCCTTACGGCGGCAAAGCGCATTGAGTTGTATTACCGTACCGGTGCGCTCAAGGGGAATCTCGGTATGGCCGGTTCCATCAATGTGCAGGGCGAGAATGTCATGAAGATGGATGATATCGCCAATCAAATCGTGCTCCATTATCTTGAGTCAAACAAGCGCGTCATTCAAGTGGTGAGTGAAGAGTGTGACGGCGTCGTCGATTTGAACAAGGAAGGCGGCCGCTACTTTGTGTATTTCGACCCCCTGGACGGATCATCCAATGTAGCGCACGGCCTGCCGGTGGGTTTCATGTTCGGCATTGCCAAGCGCAATCTTGACGGCGATATGCGGGGTCCCGAAGATTTTCACCTGCGCCGGGGAAACGAATACATCGCCGCCGGCATGTTCGTCATTCCCACAGGCATGTTTACCCTGGCCCTCCGCGATGCGGGCTGCTGGCGCTTTCATTCCGATGAAACGACAACCTATGTCAAGCCTATTCAGATGATCATGCCGGATACGCCTAAAAAATGGGAGCTCTCCTTCAATGCAGGCAACACGAGTGTGTTCAGTGACAAAGTTCAGAAGTGGATTCAAGACAATCTGCATAAATTCAAGTTCCGTTATATCGGCGCTCTTGCCGGCGACTTTCATCGGCTGCTCTCCAACGGTGGTCTCTTCATGTACCCGGCCATCGTCAATCATCCCGACCCTAAAGAGAACAGGCCTCAGGGAAAGCTGCGGCTTCTGTATGAGGCCAATGTCGTTTCTTTCATGTGCAGGGAAGCGGGTGGCGATGCCATCGACGAAACCGGCTCCAGAATTCTGGATGTCAAACCGGAGACTCATCACCAGAGAACCACGCTATATGTAGGATCCAAAGCCATCATTGACGACCTTGCGGCGACACTGAAGGCTTAA
- the metG gene encoding methionine--tRNA ligase encodes MENIYYVTTPIYYVNASPHLGHAYTTIVADVLARYHRLSGDQTFFLTGTDEHGDKIAEAAEKSGVTPKAYADRISSQFRDLWPKLAVTNDFFIRTTDNAHIETVQAILRKVYDAGDIYFGHYEGFYCVGCERFYTEKELIDGKCPDHQTEPEFRKESNYFFRMSKYQDWLISHIKAHPDFIRPERYRNEVLSFLREPLEDLCISRPKSRLTWGISLPFDENYVTYVWFDALINYITGINYPDGENFRKFWPVAQHLIAKDILKPHGIYWPTMLKAAGIEPYQHLNVHGYWNVDQSKMSKSIGNVVRPLDLKDKYGLDPFRYYLLREMVFGLDSSFSEEGFVQRVNAELANDLGNLVSRVTSMAMKFCQGKVPTVSERTENDRILPDTAFKVLAEVKSSFRELTFHKALMSIWDLIGTANRYIVEQEPWTLAKDPSKQARLNEVIYSLLETLRVIAVLVAPFIPGSAEKIMAQLGIAKPEEEIFKSIRTWGGLASGQSLQRSEALFPRIDYKPDTAEIEQKIPAPPPPIKPEVSYEDFEKIDLRVARILEAEIVPKSAKLLKLKIDIGEERTVVAGIAKDYAPEQLVGKSIVIVANLKPAKLMGIESRGMLLATDTTAEGITVLAFDREPRTGSKVR; translated from the coding sequence ATGGAAAATATCTATTACGTCACCACACCTATCTACTATGTCAACGCCTCTCCTCATCTGGGACATGCCTATACGACCATCGTTGCCGACGTCCTGGCCCGTTATCATCGCCTGAGTGGAGATCAAACCTTTTTCCTCACGGGCACGGACGAACATGGGGATAAAATCGCCGAAGCCGCTGAAAAAAGCGGTGTAACACCCAAGGCCTACGCGGACCGGATCAGCAGCCAGTTCCGGGACCTCTGGCCGAAGCTGGCCGTCACAAACGATTTCTTCATCCGGACGACGGATAACGCTCACATCGAAACCGTACAGGCGATTCTTCGCAAGGTTTATGATGCCGGCGACATTTATTTCGGCCATTATGAAGGATTCTACTGTGTCGGCTGCGAACGCTTCTATACCGAGAAGGAGCTGATCGACGGGAAATGTCCGGATCATCAGACGGAACCGGAATTCCGCAAGGAAAGCAATTATTTTTTCCGAATGAGCAAGTATCAGGACTGGTTGATTTCCCATATCAAGGCGCATCCCGATTTCATTCGGCCTGAACGCTATCGCAACGAAGTCCTGTCTTTCCTCCGCGAGCCCCTGGAGGATCTCTGCATTTCGAGACCGAAGTCCCGGCTTACCTGGGGAATATCCCTTCCCTTCGATGAAAATTACGTCACCTATGTCTGGTTTGACGCGCTGATTAACTACATCACCGGAATCAACTATCCCGATGGTGAGAACTTCCGTAAATTCTGGCCTGTCGCCCAGCATTTGATTGCCAAGGACATTCTCAAGCCTCACGGAATCTACTGGCCCACCATGCTGAAGGCGGCGGGCATCGAACCTTATCAGCATTTGAATGTTCACGGATACTGGAACGTCGACCAAAGCAAAATGTCCAAAAGCATCGGCAATGTTGTCCGTCCCCTCGATCTTAAGGACAAGTACGGCCTGGATCCTTTCCGCTACTATCTCCTCCGGGAAATGGTTTTCGGCCTCGATTCCAGCTTCAGCGAAGAGGGGTTCGTCCAGCGGGTCAACGCCGAACTGGCCAATGACCTGGGCAATCTCGTCAGCCGGGTTACCTCCATGGCGATGAAATTCTGTCAGGGAAAAGTCCCGACGGTATCGGAACGGACTGAAAATGACCGCATCCTTCCCGATACCGCCTTCAAAGTTCTTGCGGAGGTAAAATCCTCTTTCCGGGAACTTACTTTTCACAAGGCCCTGATGTCCATCTGGGATTTGATCGGTACGGCAAACCGGTACATCGTGGAACAGGAGCCCTGGACTCTGGCCAAGGACCCGTCAAAACAGGCCAGATTGAATGAGGTGATCTATTCCCTGCTGGAAACATTGAGGGTAATCGCCGTTCTGGTTGCCCCATTCATCCCCGGCTCAGCCGAAAAAATTATGGCGCAACTGGGCATCGCAAAGCCGGAGGAGGAAATTTTTAAATCCATCCGTACCTGGGGAGGCCTGGCTTCCGGTCAATCCCTGCAGCGCAGCGAAGCCCTCTTCCCCCGGATCGATTACAAACCCGATACAGCAGAGATCGAGCAAAAGATCCCCGCGCCGCCTCCGCCGATCAAGCCGGAGGTTTCTTATGAGGATTTTGAAAAGATCGATCTCCGGGTCGCCCGGATTCTGGAAGCCGAGATTGTTCCCAAATCCGCCAAGCTGCTTAAGCTGAAGATCGATATCGGCGAAGAGCGGACCGTGGTTGCCGGCATTGCTAAAGACTATGCACCGGAACAACTGGTAGGAAAGTCGATCGTCATCGTGGCCAATCTCAAGCCGGCAAAATTGATGGGGATCGAATCGCGA